The Sporocytophaga myxococcoides genome includes a window with the following:
- the hemH gene encoding ferrochelatase, whose product MNKVKKTAVFLINLGTPDSPSVPDVRKYLREFLMDRRVIDIPFLNRWFLINFIIAPFRAPKSAKVYKELWTDEGSPLLTYGIEAQKLLQEKLGENFQVFFGMRYQNPSIEKTVKEMEGKGFEKIVILPLFPQYASASTGSAVEKAMEYINKWEVIPEIKIVANFPNHPLFIKAFAEIGRKYIEKDRFDHIIFTYHGIPERQIKKSAVQGYCQLNDKCCSKYHSKNYYCYRAQCYETTRHLVKELGLAEGTYSVAFQSRLGKTPWIKPYTDDLIKELGEKGVKRVLAFSPSFVADCLETTIEGGVEYRDMFKEHGGEHWQLVESLNNHPIWIECMEDLVINN is encoded by the coding sequence ATGAATAAAGTAAAGAAAACTGCAGTTTTCCTCATCAATCTGGGAACGCCTGATAGTCCGTCTGTTCCAGATGTCAGAAAATATCTAAGAGAGTTTTTGATGGACAGAAGGGTAATCGATATTCCATTTCTTAACCGCTGGTTCCTGATTAATTTTATAATTGCTCCATTCAGAGCGCCCAAATCAGCAAAGGTTTATAAGGAGTTATGGACAGACGAAGGTTCGCCTTTGCTGACTTATGGTATTGAGGCTCAAAAACTTTTACAGGAAAAATTGGGGGAAAATTTTCAGGTTTTTTTCGGTATGAGGTACCAGAATCCATCAATTGAAAAGACTGTTAAAGAAATGGAGGGTAAAGGTTTTGAAAAAATCGTAATTCTGCCTCTTTTTCCTCAGTATGCCAGCGCTTCTACAGGTTCTGCGGTTGAGAAAGCAATGGAATATATCAATAAATGGGAGGTAATTCCAGAGATTAAGATCGTTGCTAATTTCCCTAATCATCCATTATTCATTAAAGCCTTTGCGGAGATTGGCAGAAAATATATTGAAAAGGATAGGTTCGATCATATAATATTTACTTACCATGGTATTCCGGAAAGACAAATTAAAAAATCAGCAGTTCAGGGTTATTGTCAGCTGAATGATAAATGCTGTTCAAAATACCATTCCAAAAATTATTATTGCTACAGGGCTCAGTGTTATGAAACAACACGACATCTGGTGAAAGAACTAGGCCTTGCAGAGGGAACATATTCGGTTGCATTCCAGTCAAGACTAGGGAAAACACCGTGGATCAAGCCATACACGGATGACCTTATAAAAGAACTGGGAGAAAAGGGAGTAAAAAGAGTATTGGCATTTTCTCCATCATTTGTTGCAGACTGCCTGGAAACTACTATTGAAGGAGGTGTTGAATACAGGGATATGTTCAAAGAACATGGTGGGGAGCACTGGCAGTTGGTAGAGAGCCTGAACAACCATCCTATATGGATCGAGTGTATGGAAGATCTGGTAATTAATAACTGA